In the genome of Pan troglodytes isolate AG18354 chromosome 15, NHGRI_mPanTro3-v2.0_pri, whole genome shotgun sequence, one region contains:
- the LOC467398 gene encoding LOW QUALITY PROTEIN: olfactory receptor 6E1-like (The sequence of the model RefSeq protein was modified relative to this genomic sequence to represent the inferred CDS: substituted 1 base at 1 genomic stop codon) produces MGNRTTVTEFVLLGLSETCELQMLIFLGLLLTYLLTLLGNLVIVVITLMDRRLHTTMYYFLRNFAVPEIWFTSVIFPKVLANILTGYKTISLPGCFLQSFLYFFLGTTEFFLLAVMSFDRYVAICNPLHYATIMSKRVCVQLVLCXWMTGFLLIIVPSFLVLQQPFCGPNIINHFFCDNFPLLKLICADMTLIELLGFVIANVSLLGTLSVMATCYGHILHAILHIPSAKEKQKAFSTCSSHIIVVSLFYGSCIFMYIQSGKSDQKEDRNKVMALLNTVVTPMLNPFIYTLRNKQVKQVFREQVSKLLI; encoded by the coding sequence ATGGGGAACCGCACCACCGTCACCGAGTTTGTCCTGCTGGGGCTCTCAGAGACCTGTGAGCTGCAGATGCTCATCTTCCTGGGGCTCCTCCTGACCTACCTCCTCACACTGCTGGGGAATCTGGTCATCGTGGTCATCACCCTCATGGACAGGCGCCTCCACACCACCATGTACTACTTCCTCCGCAACTTTGCTGTCCCAGAGATCTGGTTCACCTCGGTCATCTTTCCCAAGGTGCTGGCCAACATCCTCACAGGATACAAGACCATCTCCCTCCCAGGCTGCTTCCTGCAAAGTTTCCTCTATTTTTTCTTGGGCACCACAGAGTTCTTCCTCCTGGCAGTGATGTCCTTTGACAGGTACGTGGCCATATGTAACCCTTTGCATTATGCCACCATCATGAGCAAAAGGGTCTGTGTCCAGCTAGTCCTCTGTTAGTGGATGACAGGATTCCTTCTCATCATTGTTCCAAGTTTTCTTGTCCTTCAGCAGCCATTCTGTGGCCCCAACATCATTAACCATTTCTTCTGTGACAACTTTCCCCTCTTGAAACTCATTTGTGCAGACATGACTCTGATAGAGCTCCTGGGTTTTGTTATAGCCAACGTCAGCTTACTGGGCACTCTGTCTGTGATGGCCACTTGCTATGGCCACATCCTCCACGCCATTCTGCACATCCCCTCAGCCAAAGAGAAGCAGAAAGCCTTCTCCACCTGCTCCTCCCACATCATTGTCGTGTCTCTCTTCTATGGCAGCTGCATCTTCATGTACATTCAGTCAGGCAAAAGTGACCAGAAGGAAGACAGGAACAAGGTGATGGCATTGCTTAACACCGTGGTGACCCCGATGCTCAACCCCTTCATCTACACCCTGAGGAACAAACAGGTGAAACAGGTGTTTAGGGAGCAGGTGAGCAAACTCCTCATATAA